The proteins below are encoded in one region of Corallococcus silvisoli:
- a CDS encoding NmrA family NAD(P)-binding protein, whose translation MKRILVIGAAGNTGHPITEGLTAEGFTVRTATRDARPPGGAAEHARFDWADPTTHEAALEGVNRMYVLAPALVEDPSVLMVPFLERALRRGVRRVVLLSSSAVPEAGPGLGQVHHFLRQHAPEWSVLQPSWFMQNFIHPRHHWAAGLQRDGTLVTATGDGRVGFVDAADIAAVGIRALADDASHDTAHVITGPQALSYDDVAAILSRVWNRPIRHARASPEEALRHLRDAGMPDTYARLLTMLDGLIHDGAEDRVTDTVSRITGHSPRDFESFLRAHRPVWR comes from the coding sequence ATGAAGCGCATCCTCGTCATTGGCGCCGCCGGCAACACGGGGCACCCCATCACGGAGGGACTCACGGCGGAGGGCTTCACGGTCCGCACCGCCACTCGGGACGCCCGGCCTCCCGGAGGCGCCGCCGAGCACGCGCGCTTCGACTGGGCGGACCCCACCACGCACGAGGCCGCGCTGGAAGGCGTGAACCGGATGTATGTACTGGCCCCGGCCCTGGTGGAGGACCCGTCCGTCCTCATGGTTCCCTTCCTGGAGCGCGCGCTGCGAAGGGGCGTGCGGCGCGTCGTCCTGCTCTCCTCCTCCGCCGTTCCGGAGGCGGGCCCGGGACTGGGGCAGGTGCACCACTTCCTGCGCCAGCACGCGCCGGAGTGGAGCGTGTTGCAGCCCTCGTGGTTCATGCAGAACTTCATCCACCCGCGCCACCACTGGGCGGCCGGCCTCCAACGCGACGGCACGCTGGTGACAGCCACCGGCGACGGCCGCGTCGGGTTCGTGGACGCGGCGGACATCGCGGCGGTGGGCATCCGGGCGCTCGCGGATGACGCCTCCCATGACACCGCGCACGTCATCACCGGCCCCCAGGCGCTGAGCTACGACGACGTCGCGGCCATCCTGTCCCGGGTGTGGAACCGTCCCATCCGGCACGCGCGCGCGAGCCCCGAAGAGGCCCTGCGGCACCTGCGGGATGCCGGCATGCCGGACACCTACGCGCGCCTGCTGACGATGCTCGACGGGCTCATCCACGACGGAGCCGAGGACCGCGTGACGGACACGGTGTCGCGCATCACGGGACATTCCCCGCGCGACTTCGAGTCCTTCCTCC